A genomic stretch from Astatotilapia calliptera chromosome 4, fAstCal1.2, whole genome shotgun sequence includes:
- the smcr8a gene encoding guanine nucleotide exchange protein smcr8a, whose product MIGSPDVVAFAKEDEYGQTSPDPWPLPEEFSVPLYPLADSNPWAKTSYAKFTKDFILISEFSEQVGPQPLLTIPDDPKVCGTFDLNYFSLRIMSVDYQASFVGHPPGTGYPRLSFVEDSRVVLGDSKEGAFAYVHHLTLYDLEARGFVRPFCMAYVAADEKKIMLQFQELSLRFSQASECLKAGNRRAFAKELQRKLRDLEYTHSVLQREEGLQREAGPQSMYSAHAVEKANELANVEKSIFEHRDLLKQISSYHRRPRRDPHAVTCQKCVDECLSECEELLNKYAKIAYPCGYSEKAGKGEDGQGHPRGQGEDDDDDEEEGVKRKLSYTPQLIKAKSAKCFDKRLKTLQELCDKTFYEATVALLKETERSFRGDLCYLYTRRLDKALQRKQRVTAFLFEEDLSDDDEDELGTLRPFCAVNHAVDNYVLLNPPPIVLTPEPHELDALERPEHLDPASETSVTQESELGLGESHLESSPSDQTLETQESSEETKGSFSSDKSGVGLAEMQQGLVSMKSEAPDPDSDLTPDPNHNLERESSSEEMETTAGEDEGETGGHQTPVSLLEVVSELEANREEECEGVSGSELLAPIDTACCMAQEGFLYEASAPEAVPRLCQNSHLQPSQTLVVNQEPQALLPLQDDYTVGSPCSESPVTGLELPSGLLGDAVSRTSAEDGSDCTMSASTGSDQTASPLGYGAVVTLRQRKKAGQGALRFVRQYPFAIQALWCLLSGRTLVVLGADEGRVRRLVAALALFVPAPGKCGERVQAWLSCPFTLTDLQRWKLIGLQRVASPLGSSMLYSLSRYSRYISILDADQTTLRCPPYRGQLLTNIADHRTYIRRGSTYFLHLQSTLCHLAAKAFLFTFTHHLHLPVSATEGPEVVESRRRCFLQEQLGLGEEDSQILLYLSQLITQQYLQPNGSSAAAPSFSFNYTTSILYKI is encoded by the exons ATGATAGGCTCCCCGGATGTGGTGGCTTTCGCTAAAGAGGACGAGTATGGGCAGACCAGTCCTGATCCCTGGCCTCTCCCAGAGGAGTTCTCTGTCCCCCTCTATCCTCTGGCTGACTCCAACCCCTGGGCCAAAACCTCCTATGCCAAGTTCACCAAAGACTTCATCCTCATCTCAGAGTTCTCTGAACAGGTGGGCCCACAGCCTCTCCTTACTATCCCAGATGATCCCAAAGTCTGTGGCACTTTCGACCTCAACTACTTCTCCCTGCGCATCATGTCAGTGGACTACCAGGCCTCCTTCGTGGGGCATCCGCCTGGCACTGGCTACCCAAGGCTCAGCTTTGTGGAGGACTCCAGGGTGGTGTTGGGCGACTCGAAAGAGGGGGCATTTGCCTACGTGCATCACCTTACCCTTTATGACCTTGAGGCGAGAGGCTTCGTGCGGCCCTTCTGCATGGCCTACGTTGCAGCAGATGAAAAGAAGATCATGCTGCAGTTTCAGGAGCTTTCTCTTCGCTTCTCGCAGGCTTCAGAGTGCCTGAAGGCCGGGAACAGGAGGGCATTTGCCAAGGAACTCCAGAGGAAGCTCCGAGACCTTGA GTACACTCACTCTGTGCTGCAGCGGGAGGAGGGCCTGCAGAGAGAGGCGGGGCCTCAGAGCATGTACTCTGCTCATGCTGTGGAAAAGGCCAACGAACTGGCCAACGTGGAAAAGAGCATTTTTGAACACAGGGACTTGCTGAAGCAGATCAGCTCCTACCACCGCCGTCCACGACGGGATCCTCACGCTGTCACCTGCCAAAAGTGTGTGGACGAGTGCTTGAGTGAGTGCGAAGAGCTGCTGAACAAATACGCCAAGATTGCCTACCCTTGTGGTTACAGTGAGAAAGCGGGGAAAGGAGAGGATGGACAGGGTCATCCTCGTGGACAaggtgaagatgatgatgatgatgaggaggagggtgTTAAACGCAAGCTCTCCTACACGCCACAGCTGATCAAAGCTAAATCTGCCAAATGTTTTGACAAGCGCCTGAAGACCCTGCAGGAGCTGTGTGACAAGACTTTCTATGAGGCCACTGTGGCGCTCctgaaggagacagaaagaagtTTCCGGGGTGACCTGTGTTACCTCTACACACGCCGCCTGGACAAGGcactgcagagaaaacagagagtcACTGCCTTTTTGTTTGAGGAGGACCTCAGTGATGATGACGAGGATGAACTGGGAACACTAAGACCATTCTGTGCTGTGAACCATGCTGTAGATAATTATGTACTCTTAAATCCGCCTCCTATTGTTCTGACACCAGAACCTCATGAGCTGGATGCGCTGGAACGTCCGGAGCATCTAGACCCGGCTTCTGAGACCAGTGTTACTCAGGAGAGTGAGCTCGGACTTGGGGAGAGTCATCTGGAGTCCTCTCCTTCAGACCAGACTCTTGAAACCCAGGAGAGCTCAGAGGAGACCAAAGGAAGCTTCAGCAGTGATAAGAGTGGAGTGGGTCTAGCAGAGATGCAGCAGGGTCTGGTTAGTATGAAGTCAGAAGCGCCTGATCCTGACTCTGACTTGACCCCTGACCCAAACCATAacctggagagagagagcagcagtgAAGAGATGGAGACAACTGCAGGGGAGGATGAAGGTGAGACTGGTGGACACCAGACACCCGTGTCTTTGTTGGAAGTGGTGTCTGAGCTTGAGGCCAACCGGGAGGAGGAGTGTGAAGGAGTAAGTGGGTCTGAGTTGCTGGCTCCGATAGACACAGCATGCTGTATGGCCCAGGAGGGTTTCCTCTATGAGGCTTCTGCCCCAGAGGCGGTGCCTCGTCTCTGCCAAAACTCCCATCTGCAGCCCTCTCAAACTCTTGTGGTCAACCAGGAACCCCAGGCCCTCCTTCCACTCCAGGATGACTACACTGTCGGCTCTCCGTGCTCGGAGAGCCCTGTGACTGGGTTGGAGCTGCCTAGCGGCCTCCTTGGAGATGCAGTTTCCCGTACTTCGGCGGAGGATGGGTCAGACTGCACCATGAGTGCCTCCACGGGGTCCGATCAGACCGCGTCACCTCTCGGCTATGGGGCGGTGGTGACCTTGCGTCAGAGGAAGAAGGCTGGCCAAGGAGCCTTGAGGTTTGTGCGTCAGTACCCCTTTGCCATCCAAGCCCTGTGGTGCCTGCTGAGTGGCAGAACCCTGGTGGTGCTCGGAGCAGACGAGGGGAGAGTCCGCCGGTTGGTGGCGGCTCTGGCTCTCTTCGTACCGGCTCCGGGGAAGTGTGGAGAGAGGGTTCAAGCTTGGTTGTCCTGTCCCTTCACCCTGACTGACCTGCAGAGGTGGAAACTCATTGGATTACAGAG GGTCGCATCCCCGCTGGGCTCTAGCATGCTTTACTCGCTCTCCCGCTACAGCCGCTACATCTCCATCCTGGACGCTGACCAGACGACCTTGCGCTGCCCGCCGTATCGTGGCCAGCTGCTCACTAACATCGCTGACCACCGCACCTACATCCGCCGGGGCTCCACCTACTTCCTCCACTTACAGAGTACGCTCTGTCACCTAGCGGCCAAGGCCTTCTTGTTCACTTTCACCCATCACCTCCACCTGCCAGTCAGCGCCACCGAGGGGCCCGAGGTCGTGGAGAGCCGCCGCCGGTGCTTCCTGCAGGAGCAGCTGGGGCTTGGCGAGGAGGACAGCCAGATACTGCTCTACCTCAGTCAGCTCATCACTCAGCAGTACCTACAGCCCAATGGCAGTAGTGCAGCAGCACCGTCTTTTAGTTTTAACTACACCACCAGCATTTTATATAAGATCTAA